The nucleotide window TCCAGGAATGGTGCATTTGTGACATGTGGCTCACACACTCATTtcagaatagcatatttcatttttatttatcagatcaaacaatggaaaatccaggatggaataatgacattaTTATGAATAGGATTGATTGCTACTCAGCATAAACGGAAGATATTGAGTCACTGACTGTTAAACAATTGAGtgtttggccaaaaggccttcttataaagtagacaaaacacacacacacacacacacacacacacacacactctctctctctctctctctctctctctctctctctctctctctcattcatgcAAACACCCTTTGTGGGCAGTATGTTTGTGGCACAGATATAGCTTGGATCTGTTGCTTCTTAGGTctgggtggctctgagcactatgcgactcaactgctgaggtcatcagtcgcctagaacttagaactaattaaacctaactaacctaaggacagcacacaacacccagccatcacgaggcagagaaaatccctgaccccgccgggaatcaaacccgggaacccgggcgtgggaagcgagaacgctaccgcacgaccacgagatgcgggcgcttctTAGGTCTGTAATACAGAATGTGCTGGCATCAAACTGCAGGAAATAAAATGCTTTCTGTAATGGAGCTTAAGAATCTTTAAGATTTTGCATGTAATCAAAACAATCTCTCCGCATGCTCATTTTCTGCACACTTTGCTGCATCCAtctttaaatacaattttttactcattttatgtacatggttactctgaaccCATTTTTGCTTCtcccataaaatttaacaaaattgaGCAATaaagttttcattgcctaccattgaAATATCCGTTTACAGCCACCAAATGCATAAATTAAAATGTTCATTGAAAACCCTTAAATCCACTCCACATGACTctttcatatgcagatgtaacttAGGGAACAGTTCATATACAGTTTTTACAGACAACTCTGCATCTAAAAAATATGCTTATTCACTAGGATAATGCAAGATCCTCTATGAGAATGTTTTAATATGCTTCTCAATTATCGATAGGCCCACCTGGTGTGTTGGATTACTTTAAGTAGCATATCATCTCCTGTTATATGGTTGAACATTACTTTTTCACAGTTACAAATTCATTACAGTTTCATTTGTAACGTCAAAAAGGCTGCAAAATTATGTCTGTCTGCAGGTTGGAAAATACCTATTTGCACACCTCCCACCCAGCACGTCTAGTCAATATGTGAAATTGCGAATTACATGCTCTTGGCTTAGGCTGGCGATTGCTTTTCCCGGGTCTTTCGCGCATCATGCCCTGCAAGACATCTATGTTGTGTGTTCTTACTTTCAAactcatgaaattttctgaaaatgtCTATCAGCATATGTTAAGAAATCCTTTTGGAACACAGTATCGTACAGCTGAAATATTAATACACAAATATATATGCCTTCTGACAGAAATTGCGGTCATCCCACAAACTCCAGACTGTTGTCATTTCTACCATTCTTTCCAATAATAACACTAGTCCGGGACCCACGTTGTTATTGCAAAGAACACAAAAAAACGGTATGCTTGTAAAAGCATTAATATGTATAGAGCACGTGTGATTTTTTGTACTGAAGCTGCATCTATGTTTCACGAAGACTCCCCTGCATATAACTCAGTTTTGCCAAAAAGTGGGCTTGTGTTGTTTTTCCAGTTACTGATTCTTATAATTTTCTTTATATCTGTGATAGTACTCACATAACTGTGGATTAGTGCAACACTTCTGCTGCATAGAACTGAAAAATTTAAGGGTCTGTGAAGGCTTTCTAATACCCACAGTTGTCAATCTATCTTCCTTAGCTGCTGCAGTAGGTATGGAAATGTCGCCACAAAAATTAATTTAAGTGATGTACAAAATTTACAGAACTTCGTGTCTACAAGGCTTTTCATATACACTTCACCCCCGTCTGATTTGCCGATGCTCTAAAAGAGTACGAAAATCTTGCGGTTTTACTGAACTTGTCTTCAGCTTTATCATCTCACAGTAATGATCTGAAATGCCATGACCTCTTACATATACTTTACAATTAGGTCTGCCAAGAAATGATGTGAGTATAAAATCTTATCacatattttttccatttatcAAACTCAACATGAACAAGGTTCTGAAGTCTTTTGCAACATACAGTAGTCGTTGGGTAAAACAATCTCGCTTAATTTGAAACATCAGATTCCAATAACAATAATAGCCTTCATTATCAGGTTTGGTTAAATCCATGACGACAATTTGTGCAGAAAGTTAAGGAACATCAGGCTGTCCAAAGATAGTGGTTTATTATTTTCTCTCTGCTTTCACCCCAGGCTACAGATAACTTTATGGCAGATAATTTATATATGCCAACTCTTCCTACATAATTTGTGAATTACTAAGCACAGCATTCTCTCCTCAATCATTCGTAACACTATGACACAATGTTTTTCATTCCCTTGCTTTTTTTCACTCCTGCTTCATATGAAAGTTTGGACCACTATTCACATATTCAAAGACAAATTTCCATAAACTTTCTATTTAATTTGTAATAAAGGATTTTTTAATTTAGGAGGCTTCCATCTGAATGTGACAACAGTTTATTTTACACTTTGACTATTTACAAGACGAAAATTAGAAATATCACTCTTTCTTGTCAGTGCTATGTGCCTGCTGATTGGTCTGCTGGCTGCTGGACAACTGTTCTCTGAGCACATGGTATCCTTGTATGCTCCAGCCTGTCAACAGTGAGGGCAGGTCACCCAGGAAACTAAATGTTGCCTTCACTCCGGAATTCCACAGATATTGCGCATCATGAGACAGCTCTCCACTTTTAGGCAATTCTGGGATCTGTAATGAAAATTAATGACTGTATGTTACAAAATCCACATGGTCATTAAGATGTGTTAAATACTTGTGTTGTCCATCAGAAATGGTATAACTATATCCACACGATAACTGAAACAAAACAATCCTCAAAACATTCTGTAGCAATAGGGAATTCAGAGTGAGCATGTAGCATCCGAAGTTACATAACTTGACTGTCATACCTGTCAGAGTACTATAGCTTTCTGTACAATGACTTAGGTTAAAAGAATGGATGTATATATGATGTATTGAAGCTTCTAgtgaaaattttatgaatttaataaatttcagttacagcTTGATCATATAAAATATCAACatgttattgaaaataaatattccAATTTACATGCCAAATTGTAATCAAACTGAAGAACCTGGAGTTGTTTCATGTAACCGTAGCTCATTTGTTAAGTAGAATTTCAACAAAAAGACGTTAACTTGTTGACTGTGTCACTTTTCCTGGAAAGGGTAGATTACAGCTGAGCTACTTTGAAATCACTAAATGTTATTCCGACttgaaattctgcatttttaattcagaaataaagaaatttactcgGATGTGTAAGTGAAAAAACACAGAAACAACTTCACAGTAGTACAGGGGAGAAGGGTCTCCTAGTTCAcaggaatttcatttcattataacGTAAATACATTCTATAATACAAAAGTCGTGGATTACTTTGCAGGGCAACAACTGTCTGTAACAATTTCCACAGTGTGTTGTAACATGTAAACAAAGTTTATTTCTACGTGGTTTTAAGAGAGAGCTTCTGAAAATACAGTGACCCATCTGTGATCATACTGGGTAGCAATGGGTTCCAGTTCCACTGATCAACGGAATATTAGGTTTATTGGCTTGTTGCTACGTATCTTCTTTCCATAATTTAATGTTCTATTTAAtcaatatgtgtttgtgtgtgcctTAAAGGCAAACTCTCATACTACACTGGAAAAACGGGATCTGAAGGCCTATCTTTATTATTATGCTATTACAAATGACATTTACGTAACACAGAATCGCAATAAAGGTAGCCTGTAACCCTTACCTTCATATCTATTGGAATCTGTTGTATTAATGGTCTCATATTTTCTTGTATTCTACGATGAAGTTCGGTCGTGCGGTTGCTGTCATTCCATACGCCTTGTTCTACCGTGTAATAAACAGCACCGCCAGCAACACCAGCTTTTAAGCCGAACCTTAAAATGAGTATGGCAAAACATGGAAATATCAACCAATAGTCGGTATGCAACGCTTTTGAACGAAACTTTAACAATCTTCTTTACAGTAATTATCCATTACTTATTTGGAATTAACGTATATCACTAATCCTACAGAGAAATTCTAAAAATGACATTTCGCGCTTTCCATTCACCCTGTTatattaaaattatgaaaatgaactCTATTATCACTTATTGGAAGAACTGAAGCGAAACCTTTGGGGTATACACTTACACTTCCCACTTACTTTATTAAGCCCCACACCATTGTAACGTGATAATGAACGTCGCAAATAATTTTCCTTCAC belongs to Schistocerca piceifrons isolate TAMUIC-IGC-003096 chromosome 10, iqSchPice1.1, whole genome shotgun sequence and includes:
- the LOC124718948 gene encoding MICOS complex subunit MIC13 homolog QIL1, with the protein product MVWGLIKFGLKAGVAGGAVYYTVEQGVWNDSNRTTELHRRIQENMRPLIQQIPIDMKIPELPKSGELSHDAQYLWNSGVKATFSFLGDLPSLLTGWSIQGYHVLREQLSSSQQTNQQAHSTDKKE